From the Caballeronia sp. NK8 genome, one window contains:
- a CDS encoding Ig-like domain-containing alpha-2-macroglobulin family protein — MSRITTSQKKWILAATTLIAALGLSTALHRADAARIASVSPQGKVAQVRQVVAKFDEPMIAFGNAAAGAPGKLACSGASTAATAGSGRWIDARTWAFDFEHDLPPGVRCALDLADGLKSVAGNALGGPRHFAFQTGGPFVTRIMPSYGDIEENQAFVLRLNGPATQASVLEHVWCESSALGNRIPVRAVDDATRAALLDHFKLQKESDRVLTLACQQTLPSASKMQLVYGAGVTGQSGIANDVEKRFDFNVREPFTANFSCERENANAPCTPLRPLRLNFSAPISRADAQKFVLHGPKGNASPRFDATDKDAEVSAVEFAAPLPERADLTIDAPANLKDVSGRALANADLFPLKTATAPMPPLAKFSSGTFGIIERFAEPDMPAMLPVTLRHVEADLHVQGLDSGTSQITKLKLDADQDIRQWMRAVDLFDGVAMPRSTIEERMPAMLRNGIAPVVIPNSDGSVSKDPQIDIRSLSMLAKQRGVETLTLPAADPKALRPFEVVGIPLTKPGFYVVELNSPALGASLLGKPQAMYVRTSVLVTNLGVHFKQGRENSLAWVTTLDKGKPVANAQVRVTDCNGEEIATAKTDAQGLAKIGKPLVAARECNEHSLAWGGFFVSARVNDSVTGPDMAFVLSDWNRGIESWRFNVPTDMSATRTTRAHTVFDRTLLRAGETVSMKHLLRVETLGGFAFPASYPSRVTIRHVGSGQTWHLPLKWAADHSADSTFTVPVAAKLGEYSVTLDNGAAASNDDDNDGDNDGDNDNAVTQSYESGSFRVEEFRLPVFKGAITAGDAKSPGLVGAQEAAVAVRLEYVQGGPASNLPVQVSALVRDTAPAFASQYEAFSFAPYRKPANDGASAPAEDEDSEQQDNATTKLIADKLRVTLDRDGVGKVTVKPLPAVESPKRLALEASFADPNGEIQTISGSATLWPAAVAVGVKAGHWVSVGGALPVQAIALDLQGKPRAGVSVDIKAVARVMSSSRKRMVGGFYAYDNHTEIKDLGTLCSGKSDDHGIVSCDANLKEPGNVDLIAVAKDGDGRAANASTSVWVTRQDELWFGGENTDRIDVLPEKTSYEPGETARFQVRMPFRSATALVAVEREGIVETRVVELNGKDPTVELKVEETWGPNVYVSVLALRGRIREVPWYSFFTWGWKAPVEWARAFWYEGRQYQAPTPLVDLSKPAFRYGLASIKVGTAAHRLAVNVSPDAKSYKVRSRAHVKVKVALPDGKPAPAGTQIAVAAVDEALLELMPNRSWDVLDAMLQQRAYGVETATAQMEIIGRRHFGRKAVPAGGGGGHSATRELFDTLLLWNPRVTLDAKGEATVDVPLNDALTRFRIVAVAAVGAGQFGTGSASIQSTQDLQLISGLPPLVRVGDAFRAQFTLRNTTARTMRVVVAPRAGSLALDARTVELAPESSQEVAWDVTTPDVLGANSSASLAWEVSAAEQAAPKASDAVKLTQKVVAAIPVTVQQATITQVDGTFALPVAPPADASKSGDGAVRGGIAVSLQPKLADGLPGVRRWFERYPYNCLEQQTSRALGLMDAAQWQGVLTKMPSYLDRDGLANYFPPADDERPTGSPALTAYLLAVSDEAAKQDSRFALPADLRNQMAAGLANFVDGKLERKFWTPRNDRDFEKLAAIEALSRYGLAQPRMLGSITIAPDQWPTSAVLDYYAILSRVDGIPNRDEKRAQAEQIIRARLTYQGTRLTFSTERDDDLWWLMTSAETNAARTALIFADAPGWKDEMPRVVAGLLALQKNGAWQTTTANLWGALAVGRFSRLFESTPVTGHTSIQLGTSTQGVNWSAPASNAPASATSVTKTASVRSVMLPWSTGSLTLTQDGTGKPWATIESLAAVALKAPFAAGYRIAKTVTPIDPAVKGVLSRGDIVRVHLDIDAQSDMTWVVVNDPIPAGATILGSGLGRDSEAATSGEKQDRGAWPAFVERGFEGYRAYYDYLPKGKLTVEYTMRLNNPGTFGLPPTRVEALYAPSTFGALPNAAVTVQPSPAK; from the coding sequence ATGAGCCGCATTACAACGTCACAAAAAAAATGGATTCTGGCCGCAACCACGCTGATCGCCGCGCTTGGTTTGAGCACCGCGCTGCATCGAGCCGATGCCGCGCGCATCGCCAGCGTGTCTCCGCAAGGCAAGGTCGCGCAAGTGCGGCAGGTCGTCGCCAAATTCGACGAACCGATGATCGCGTTCGGCAATGCGGCGGCGGGCGCGCCCGGCAAGCTCGCCTGTAGCGGTGCGAGCACGGCGGCGACCGCGGGCTCGGGCCGCTGGATTGACGCCAGAACCTGGGCGTTCGACTTCGAGCACGATCTGCCGCCCGGCGTGCGCTGCGCGCTCGATCTCGCGGACGGCCTCAAGTCCGTCGCCGGCAACGCGCTTGGCGGCCCGCGCCACTTCGCGTTTCAGACGGGCGGACCGTTCGTCACGCGCATCATGCCGAGCTACGGCGACATCGAAGAGAATCAGGCCTTCGTGCTGCGGCTGAACGGCCCGGCTACGCAGGCTTCGGTGCTCGAACACGTCTGGTGCGAATCGAGCGCGCTCGGCAACCGCATTCCGGTGCGCGCGGTCGATGACGCCACACGCGCCGCCCTGCTCGACCATTTCAAGCTGCAAAAGGAAAGCGATCGCGTGCTTACGCTCGCGTGCCAGCAAACGTTGCCGTCGGCGAGCAAAATGCAGCTCGTGTACGGCGCGGGCGTGACGGGGCAAAGCGGCATCGCCAACGACGTCGAGAAGCGCTTCGACTTCAACGTGCGCGAGCCCTTCACGGCGAACTTCTCCTGCGAGCGCGAGAACGCGAACGCGCCTTGCACGCCGCTGCGTCCGCTGCGCCTGAACTTCAGCGCGCCGATCAGCCGCGCCGACGCGCAGAAGTTCGTGCTGCACGGGCCGAAGGGCAACGCGTCGCCTCGTTTCGATGCGACCGACAAGGACGCCGAAGTCAGCGCCGTCGAATTCGCCGCGCCGCTGCCCGAGCGCGCCGATCTCACCATCGACGCCCCCGCGAACCTGAAGGACGTCAGCGGCCGCGCGCTCGCCAACGCCGATCTCTTCCCGCTCAAGACCGCGACCGCGCCGATGCCGCCGCTCGCGAAGTTCTCATCGGGCACGTTCGGCATCATCGAGCGCTTCGCCGAACCGGACATGCCCGCGATGCTGCCGGTGACGCTGCGCCACGTCGAAGCGGATCTGCATGTGCAGGGCCTCGATTCGGGCACATCGCAGATCACGAAGCTCAAGCTCGACGCCGACCAGGACATCCGCCAGTGGATGCGCGCCGTCGATCTGTTTGATGGCGTCGCGATGCCGCGCTCGACCATCGAGGAGCGCATGCCGGCGATGCTGCGCAACGGCATCGCGCCGGTCGTCATCCCGAACAGCGACGGCTCGGTGTCCAAAGACCCGCAGATCGACATCCGTTCGCTGTCGATGCTGGCGAAGCAGCGCGGCGTCGAAACGCTCACCCTGCCCGCCGCCGATCCGAAAGCCTTGCGGCCATTCGAAGTCGTCGGCATTCCGCTCACGAAGCCGGGCTTCTATGTCGTCGAACTGAACTCGCCCGCGCTCGGCGCGTCGCTGCTCGGCAAACCTCAGGCGATGTACGTGCGCACGTCGGTGCTCGTCACCAATCTCGGCGTGCATTTCAAGCAGGGGCGCGAGAACAGCCTCGCGTGGGTCACGACGCTCGACAAGGGCAAGCCCGTGGCGAACGCGCAAGTGCGCGTGACCGACTGCAACGGCGAGGAAATCGCCACCGCGAAAACCGACGCGCAAGGGCTCGCGAAGATCGGCAAGCCGCTCGTGGCCGCGCGCGAATGCAACGAGCACAGCCTCGCGTGGGGCGGCTTCTTCGTGTCGGCGCGCGTGAACGATTCCGTCACCGGGCCGGACATGGCGTTCGTGCTGTCGGACTGGAATCGCGGTATCGAATCGTGGCGCTTCAACGTGCCGACCGACATGAGCGCGACGCGCACGACGCGCGCCCATACGGTATTCGACCGCACGCTGCTGCGCGCGGGCGAAACCGTGTCGATGAAGCATCTGCTGCGCGTCGAAACGCTCGGCGGCTTCGCGTTCCCGGCGAGTTATCCGAGCCGCGTGACTATCCGCCACGTCGGCAGCGGCCAGACCTGGCATCTGCCGCTCAAATGGGCGGCCGATCATAGTGCCGATTCGACCTTCACCGTGCCCGTCGCCGCGAAGCTCGGCGAATACAGCGTGACGCTCGACAACGGCGCGGCCGCGTCGAACGACGACGACAACGACGGCGACAACGACGGCGACAACGACAACGCCGTCACGCAGTCGTACGAATCGGGCAGTTTCCGTGTCGAGGAATTCCGCCTGCCGGTGTTCAAAGGCGCGATCACGGCCGGCGACGCGAAATCGCCCGGACTCGTCGGCGCGCAGGAAGCGGCCGTCGCGGTGCGGCTCGAATACGTGCAGGGCGGACCGGCGTCGAATCTGCCGGTGCAGGTTTCCGCGCTCGTGCGCGACACAGCGCCGGCGTTTGCTTCTCAGTACGAGGCGTTCAGCTTTGCGCCCTATCGCAAACCGGCGAACGACGGTGCAAGCGCGCCCGCCGAAGACGAAGACAGCGAACAGCAGGACAACGCGACGACGAAGCTCATCGCGGACAAACTGCGCGTGACGCTCGATCGCGACGGCGTCGGCAAGGTCACGGTGAAGCCGCTGCCGGCGGTCGAATCGCCGAAGCGTCTCGCACTCGAAGCGAGCTTCGCTGATCCGAACGGCGAGATCCAGACCATCAGCGGCAGCGCGACGCTCTGGCCGGCCGCGGTCGCCGTCGGCGTGAAGGCGGGGCATTGGGTGTCGGTCGGCGGCGCGCTGCCGGTGCAGGCCATCGCGCTCGATTTGCAGGGCAAGCCGCGCGCGGGCGTATCGGTCGATATCAAGGCCGTCGCACGCGTGATGTCGAGTTCGAGGAAACGCATGGTCGGCGGCTTCTATGCGTACGACAACCACACCGAGATCAAGGATCTCGGCACGCTGTGCAGCGGCAAGAGCGACGATCACGGCATCGTCTCCTGCGACGCAAACCTGAAAGAACCGGGCAACGTCGATCTGATCGCGGTCGCCAAAGACGGCGACGGCCGCGCGGCCAACGCGAGCACGTCGGTCTGGGTCACGCGCCAGGACGAGTTGTGGTTCGGCGGCGAGAACACCGATCGCATCGACGTCTTGCCCGAAAAAACCAGCTACGAACCCGGCGAGACCGCGCGCTTTCAGGTACGCATGCCGTTCCGCTCGGCGACGGCGCTCGTCGCGGTCGAGCGTGAAGGCATCGTAGAGACGCGGGTCGTCGAACTGAACGGAAAGGACCCGACCGTCGAGCTGAAGGTCGAGGAAACCTGGGGGCCGAACGTCTACGTGTCGGTGCTCGCGTTGCGCGGACGCATCCGCGAGGTGCCGTGGTATTCGTTCTTCACCTGGGGATGGAAGGCACCGGTCGAATGGGCGCGCGCGTTCTGGTACGAAGGCCGGCAGTATCAGGCGCCGACGCCGCTCGTCGATCTGTCGAAGCCCGCGTTCCGTTACGGGCTCGCCTCGATCAAGGTCGGCACGGCGGCGCACCGGCTCGCCGTCAACGTAAGTCCGGACGCGAAGTCGTACAAGGTGAGAAGCCGCGCGCACGTCAAGGTCAAGGTCGCGCTGCCCGACGGCAAGCCCGCGCCGGCCGGCACGCAGATTGCCGTCGCAGCCGTCGATGAAGCGCTGCTCGAACTGATGCCGAACCGAAGCTGGGACGTGCTCGACGCGATGCTGCAGCAGCGCGCCTACGGCGTCGAGACGGCGACCGCGCAGATGGAGATCATTGGGCGGCGTCACTTCGGACGCAAGGCGGTGCCCGCGGGCGGCGGCGGCGGACACAGCGCGACGCGCGAGCTGTTCGACACGCTGCTGCTGTGGAATCCGCGCGTCACGCTCGATGCGAAGGGCGAAGCCACCGTCGACGTACCGCTGAACGACGCGCTCACGCGCTTTCGGATCGTCGCAGTCGCGGCGGTCGGCGCGGGGCAGTTCGGCACCGGCAGCGCATCGATTCAAAGCACGCAGGACTTGCAGCTGATCTCGGGATTGCCGCCGCTCGTGCGCGTCGGCGATGCGTTCCGCGCGCAGTTCACGCTGCGCAACACGACCGCGCGGACGATGCGCGTCGTCGTCGCGCCGCGCGCCGGTTCGCTCGCGCTCGACGCGCGCACGGTGGAGCTTGCGCCGGAATCGTCGCAGGAAGTGGCCTGGGACGTGACGACGCCGGATGTCCTCGGCGCCAATTCCTCCGCGAGTCTCGCATGGGAAGTCAGCGCGGCAGAACAGGCCGCGCCCAAGGCAAGCGACGCCGTGAAGCTGACGCAGAAAGTCGTCGCGGCGATTCCCGTCACCGTGCAGCAGGCGACGATCACGCAGGTCGACGGCACCTTCGCGCTGCCCGTCGCGCCGCCCGCCGACGCAAGCAAATCGGGCGATGGCGCCGTGCGCGGCGGCATCGCGGTGTCCTTGCAGCCGAAGCTCGCGGACGGTCTGCCCGGCGTGCGCCGCTGGTTCGAGCGCTATCCGTACAATTGCCTCGAGCAGCAAACCTCGCGCGCGCTCGGCCTGATGGACGCCGCGCAATGGCAAGGCGTGCTCACGAAGATGCCGTCGTATCTCGACCGCGACGGCCTCGCGAACTACTTCCCGCCTGCTGACGACGAACGTCCGACCGGCAGCCCCGCCCTCACCGCGTATCTGCTCGCCGTCAGCGACGAAGCCGCGAAACAGGACAGCCGCTTCGCCCTGCCCGCCGATCTGCGCAATCAGATGGCGGCAGGCCTCGCGAATTTCGTCGACGGCAAGCTCGAACGCAAGTTCTGGACGCCACGCAACGATCGCGACTTCGAGAAGCTCGCGGCCATCGAGGCGCTGTCGCGCTACGGCCTCGCGCAGCCGCGCATGCTCGGCTCGATCACGATCGCGCCGGACCAGTGGCCGACATCGGCGGTGCTCGATTACTACGCGATCCTCTCGCGCGTCGATGGCATTCCGAATCGCGACGAGAAGCGCGCGCAGGCGGAGCAGATCATCCGCGCGCGCCTGACGTATCAGGGCACGCGCCTCACGTTCTCGACCGAGCGCGACGACGATCTCTGGTGGCTCATGACCAGCGCCGAGACCAACGCCGCGCGCACCGCGCTCATTTTCGCGGACGCGCCGGGCTGGAAGGACGAGATGCCGCGCGTCGTCGCGGGTCTGCTGGCGTTGCAGAAGAACGGCGCGTGGCAGACGACGACCGCCAATCTGTGGGGCGCGCTGGCGGTCGGACGGTTCTCACGCCTGTTCGAGAGCACGCCGGTCACGGGTCATACGTCGATTCAGCTCGGCACTTCGACGCAAGGTGTGAACTGGAGCGCGCCTGCATCGAATGCGCCCGCTTCGGCCACGTCCGTGACGAAAACCGCGAGCGTGCGCAGCGTCATGCTGCCGTGGAGCACCGGTTCGCTCACGCTGACGCAGGACGGCACGGGCAAACCGTGGGCGACAATCGAAAGTCTCGCGGCCGTCGCGCTCAAGGCGCCGTTCGCGGCGGGCTATCGCATCGCGAAGACCGTCACGCCGATCGACCCTGCCGTGAAGGGCGTGCTCTCGCGCGGCGACATCGTGCGCGTGCATCTCGACATCGACGCGCAAAGCGACATGACCTGGGTGGTCGTCAACGATCCGATTCCCGCGGGCGCGACGATACTCGGCTCCGGTCTCGGCCGCGACTCCGAAGCCGCGACATCGGGCGAGAAGCAGGATCGCGGCGCGTGGCCTGCGTTCGTCGAACGTGGCTTCGAGGGCTATCGCGCGTATTACGACTATCTGCCGAAGGGCAAGCTGACGGTCGAATACACGATGCGGCTGAACAATCCCGGCACCTTCGGCCTGCCGCCGACGCGCGTCGAAGCGCTTTACGCGCCCTCGACGTTCGGCGCGCTGCCGAACGCGGCGGTGACCGTGCAGCCGTCGCCCGCGAAGTGA
- the pbpC gene encoding penicillin-binding protein 1C has translation MRRAACLVIACALSAAAHASPNFDEVRAKWRSSDWVLLARDGEPLARTRVDTSARRGDWVALSDVSPALREAIVVSEDKRFYEHAGVDWRGAAAAAWGNLWNTRTRGASTVTMQLDGLIDAGKPAGRRSIGEKAGQTIGALWLERSWRKDQILEAYLNLVPFRGEIVGLSALSQTLFGKAPSGLDEREAALAAALVRAPNAPYPKVAARTCAILRDMQTLHGTRGVDPCVNLGSYVQLTLTRTASAPAFAQGDAALAPHLARRIANEVHPAAGARVRSTLDARLQRFARDTLARTLAELNARAHPRNVHDAAAVVIDNRSGDVLAWVGSAGGLSNAPEVDAALAARQAGSTLKPFLYAQAIDEKRVTAATLLDDAPLDLATGGGLYIPQNYDHDFKGWVSVRTALGSSLNVPAVRTLVMVTPHRFAKTLVALGLPLTQAGDYYGFSLALGSADVTLATLTNAYRTLANGGIARPFFDLMQDRPAPAGTRIFSPEASFIVTDILADNNARTRTFGFDSVLATRTFSAVKTGTSKDMRDNWAVGFTSRYSVGVWVGNADGAPMWDVSGVTGAAPAWNAIVNYLNRRSDSRPPQTPSGVVTTRVTYQNEIEPARNEWFVRGTQMSAIGLTSHAAEAARGAQPDAKAARIGAPTNGTIFALDPDIPPARQRVWFERVDSGARLAWRLDGKSYGHDARAAWLPWPGRHVLELVDSKGEVVDQVGFEVRGAFAKTPAGALR, from the coding sequence ATGAGACGCGCCGCCTGCCTCGTCATCGCCTGCGCTCTGTCGGCGGCGGCGCACGCGTCGCCGAACTTCGACGAGGTGCGGGCGAAGTGGCGCAGCTCGGACTGGGTGCTGCTCGCGCGCGACGGCGAGCCGCTTGCCCGCACGCGCGTCGATACGAGCGCGCGGCGCGGCGACTGGGTCGCGCTGTCGGATGTGTCGCCGGCGTTGCGCGAGGCGATCGTCGTATCGGAAGACAAGCGCTTCTACGAACACGCCGGCGTCGACTGGCGTGGCGCGGCCGCGGCTGCATGGGGCAATCTGTGGAACACGCGCACGCGCGGCGCATCGACGGTGACGATGCAGCTCGACGGCCTCATCGATGCCGGCAAGCCAGCAGGCCGGCGCTCGATCGGCGAAAAGGCCGGCCAGACGATCGGCGCGCTGTGGCTCGAACGCAGCTGGCGCAAGGATCAGATTCTCGAGGCGTATCTGAATCTCGTGCCGTTTCGCGGCGAGATCGTCGGCTTGTCGGCGCTCTCGCAGACGCTGTTCGGCAAGGCGCCGTCAGGTCTCGACGAACGCGAAGCCGCGCTCGCCGCCGCGCTCGTGCGCGCGCCGAATGCGCCGTATCCGAAAGTCGCCGCGCGAACCTGCGCGATCCTGCGCGACATGCAGACGCTGCACGGCACGCGCGGCGTCGATCCATGCGTCAATCTGGGCAGCTATGTCCAGCTCACGCTCACGCGCACGGCGTCCGCCCCCGCCTTCGCTCAAGGAGATGCCGCGCTCGCGCCGCATCTCGCGCGACGCATCGCGAACGAAGTGCATCCGGCGGCAGGCGCGCGCGTGCGCTCCACGCTCGACGCCCGCCTGCAACGCTTCGCCCGCGATACGCTCGCGCGCACGCTCGCCGAACTGAACGCGCGCGCGCATCCGCGCAACGTGCACGACGCGGCGGCGGTCGTGATCGACAACCGTTCGGGCGATGTGCTCGCGTGGGTCGGCTCGGCGGGCGGTCTGTCGAACGCGCCGGAAGTCGATGCCGCGCTGGCCGCGCGTCAGGCGGGCTCGACGCTCAAACCCTTCCTCTATGCGCAGGCCATCGACGAGAAGCGCGTCACCGCCGCCACCCTGCTCGACGACGCCCCGCTCGATCTGGCGACCGGCGGCGGCCTCTACATCCCGCAGAACTACGATCACGATTTCAAGGGCTGGGTGAGCGTGCGCACCGCGCTGGGTTCCTCGCTGAACGTGCCCGCGGTGCGTACGCTCGTGATGGTGACGCCGCATCGTTTCGCGAAGACGCTCGTCGCACTCGGCCTGCCGCTGACGCAGGCGGGCGATTACTACGGCTTCAGCCTCGCGCTCGGCAGCGCGGATGTCACGCTGGCGACGCTGACCAACGCGTACCGCACGCTTGCGAACGGCGGTATCGCGCGGCCGTTCTTCGATCTCATGCAGGATCGTCCCGCGCCCGCGGGCACCCGCATCTTCAGCCCCGAAGCGAGCTTCATCGTCACGGACATCCTCGCCGACAACAACGCGCGCACGCGCACCTTCGGCTTCGACAGCGTGCTCGCGACGCGCACCTTCAGCGCGGTAAAGACCGGCACCAGCAAGGACATGCGCGACAACTGGGCGGTCGGTTTCACCTCGCGTTATAGCGTGGGCGTCTGGGTCGGCAATGCCGACGGCGCGCCGATGTGGGACGTTTCAGGCGTGACCGGCGCCGCGCCCGCGTGGAACGCGATCGTCAACTATCTGAACCGGCGATCGGATAGCCGTCCGCCGCAAACGCCATCGGGCGTCGTGACGACCCGCGTCACGTATCAGAACGAGATCGAGCCGGCGCGCAACGAATGGTTCGTGCGCGGCACGCAGATGAGCGCCATCGGCCTCACGTCCCATGCGGCGGAGGCCGCGCGCGGCGCGCAACCCGACGCGAAGGCGGCACGCATCGGCGCGCCGACGAACGGCACGATCTTCGCGCTCGATCCGGATATTCCGCCCGCGCGGCAACGCGTGTGGTTCGAGCGCGTCGACAGCGGCGCGCGCCTCGCGTGGCGGCTCGACGGCAAATCCTATGGCCACGACGCCCGCGCGGCGTGGCTGCCGTGGCCGGGCCGTCACGTGCTGGAACTGGTCGACTCGAAAGGCGAAGTCGTCGATCAGGTCGGCTTCGAGGTGCGCGGCGCGTTTGCGAAGACGCCCGCCGGTGCGCTCCGGTGA
- a CDS encoding YidB family protein, producing the protein MSLIDILASTLGNSSQQPGGQPAQSGQAALITAALAFVNSQPGGLMGLIQRFQQHGAGDVVQSWIGTGENKPISPDTLTNVLGQDNVGALAQKAGVSGDQLSGMLAAVLPHVVDRATPNGEVPPEGQLDLSSVLGSLGGLGGLFGGKSEEPKQG; encoded by the coding sequence ATGAGCCTAATCGATATCCTCGCCTCCACCCTCGGCAATTCATCGCAACAACCGGGCGGCCAACCTGCCCAGTCCGGCCAGGCCGCGCTGATCACGGCGGCGCTCGCGTTCGTCAACAGCCAGCCGGGCGGTCTCATGGGCCTGATCCAGCGCTTCCAGCAGCACGGCGCGGGCGATGTCGTGCAATCGTGGATCGGCACGGGCGAGAACAAGCCGATCAGCCCCGACACGCTCACCAACGTGCTCGGTCAGGACAACGTCGGCGCGCTCGCGCAGAAAGCCGGCGTCTCGGGCGATCAACTCTCGGGCATGCTGGCGGCGGTGTTGCCGCATGTCGTCGACCGCGCGACGCCCAACGGCGAAGTGCCGCCCGAAGGCCAGCTCGATCTGTCCAGCGTGCTCGGCTCGCTCGGCGGCCTTGGCGGCCTGTTTGGCGGCAAGAGCGAAGAGCCCAAGCAGGGCTGA
- a CDS encoding helix-hairpin-helix domain-containing protein — MLKKLLMLCLAFIVSMGVAFAAVDVNTADQAALESVKGLGPVKSKAIVDERTKNGPFKDADDLATRVKGLGTKSVANLEQNGLTIGGSSLPPTGKTSKPTTTQGGAAAPNSTVKSSTAATGATAPTATTAQTPATTPAAPASGTKASKKSKKESAASATASASAPSAASDTKTSKSKRSKKDKAASAAAASQ; from the coding sequence ATGCTGAAAAAGCTGCTGATGCTGTGCTTAGCGTTCATAGTGTCGATGGGTGTGGCCTTCGCCGCGGTCGACGTCAATACCGCCGATCAAGCCGCGCTGGAATCGGTAAAGGGTCTGGGGCCGGTAAAGTCCAAAGCGATCGTCGACGAGCGCACCAAGAACGGCCCGTTCAAGGACGCCGATGATCTCGCCACCCGCGTCAAGGGCCTCGGCACGAAGTCGGTGGCGAATCTGGAGCAGAACGGCCTGACGATCGGCGGTTCCTCGCTGCCGCCGACGGGCAAGACGTCCAAACCCACCACGACGCAAGGCGGCGCCGCCGCGCCGAACTCGACGGTCAAGTCCTCGACGGCGGCCACTGGCGCAACTGCGCCGACTGCCACCACGGCGCAGACGCCGGCCACGACGCCCGCTGCACCCGCATCGGGCACGAAGGCTTCGAAGAAGTCGAAGAAGGAAAGCGCCGCGTCGGCGACGGCCAGCGCATCGGCACCGTCCGCCGCCAGCGACACGAAAACAAGCAAATCGAAGCGCAGCAAGAAAGACAAGGCCGCCAGCGCAGCGGCCGCAAGTCAGTAA
- a CDS encoding MATE family efflux transporter: MLSDVRRIAALAWPVLIGQLAVIAFGVIDTAMVGRFSATDLAALGLGGSVYISVYIGLTGILVALQPIAGQLFGAGRESEIGEETRQAFWLAAVLAVIGFVLLFHPEPLLSLAKTPPALHDRTVDYLRILSFGLPASLAFRVYSSLTNAVGKPRLVMFLQVGGLLLKFPLNTWFIFGGAGFPALGGPGCALASTLINWVLAIVGMTVLFKVEFFRPFGIFSRFCWPVWRRQLALLRLGIPMGLSYLIEVTSYTFMALFISRFGTTTLAGHQIAGNLGAVLYMTPLSIGIASSTLVSQALGAGRYDDARSISRHGIGMACVLALAYGVLLIAARAHVIAAYTPDAGVIAAAMPLVLIIFFYHFCDALQITTAFILRAYKVTLVPTVIYAIALWGIGLGGGYLLGFDVGGGVPEWLQGARGFWIANSASLGIAGVGLFLYWRRVSARHLNKVDPT, from the coding sequence ATGCTGAGCGACGTGCGCAGGATCGCCGCGCTCGCGTGGCCGGTGCTGATCGGCCAGCTTGCGGTGATCGCGTTCGGCGTGATCGATACCGCGATGGTCGGCCGCTTCTCCGCCACCGATCTGGCCGCGCTCGGCCTCGGCGGCTCTGTCTATATCTCGGTGTATATCGGCCTCACGGGCATTCTGGTCGCGTTGCAGCCGATCGCCGGGCAACTGTTCGGCGCGGGCCGCGAAAGCGAGATTGGCGAAGAGACGCGTCAGGCGTTCTGGCTCGCCGCCGTGCTCGCCGTGATCGGCTTCGTGCTGCTGTTCCATCCCGAGCCGCTGCTGTCGCTCGCGAAGACGCCGCCCGCGCTGCACGACCGCACCGTCGACTATCTGCGGATTCTGTCGTTCGGCCTGCCCGCGAGCCTCGCGTTTCGCGTCTACAGTTCGCTCACCAACGCGGTCGGCAAACCCCGGCTCGTGATGTTTCTGCAAGTCGGCGGCCTGCTGCTCAAGTTTCCGCTCAACACCTGGTTCATCTTCGGCGGCGCGGGCTTCCCCGCGCTCGGCGGTCCGGGCTGCGCGCTCGCGAGCACGCTCATCAACTGGGTGCTCGCGATCGTCGGCATGACGGTGCTCTTCAAGGTCGAGTTCTTCCGCCCGTTCGGCATCTTCTCGCGCTTCTGCTGGCCGGTCTGGCGGCGTCAGCTCGCGCTCCTGCGTCTCGGCATTCCGATGGGTCTCTCGTATCTCATCGAAGTGACCTCGTACACGTTCATGGCGCTCTTCATCTCGCGCTTCGGCACGACCACGCTCGCCGGTCATCAGATCGCCGGCAATCTCGGCGCGGTGCTTTACATGACGCCGTTGTCGATCGGCATTGCGTCGTCGACGCTCGTGTCGCAGGCGCTCGGCGCCGGACGCTACGACGACGCGCGTTCGATCTCGCGTCACGGTATCGGCATGGCGTGCGTGCTGGCGCTCGCCTACGGCGTGCTTCTGATCGCCGCGCGCGCTCACGTGATCGCGGCCTATACGCCCGATGCGGGCGTCATCGCCGCCGCGATGCCGCTCGTGCTCATCATCTTCTTCTATCACTTCTGCGACGCGCTGCAGATCACCACCGCGTTCATCCTGCGCGCGTACAAGGTGACGCTCGTGCCGACCGTGATCTACGCCATCGCGCTGTGGGGCATCGGGCTCGGCGGCGGCTATCTGCTCGGCTTCGACGTGGGCGGCGGCGTGCCCGAGTGGCTGCAGGGCGCGCGCGGTTTCTGGATCGCGAATTCGGCGAGTCTGGGTATAGCGGGCGTCGGCCTGTTTCTCTACTGGCGGCGCGTGAGCGCGCGGCATCTGAACAAGGTCGATCCGACCTGA